A window from Leptothermofonsia sichuanensis E412 encodes these proteins:
- a CDS encoding transposase yields the protein MPRQDLTFQPEHFYHLYNRSNDRNRVFFGRENYLRFLHLIRRYLIEQALDVLAYCLMPSHYHLLVRCKTDAISEAIQRLSMAYTKAMNRRYNRVGSLFQGQFRAIEVDGDEYLYHLARYIHLNPVKAGMVAHPKEWEFSSYSTTHLG from the coding sequence ATGCCACGTCAGGACCTCACGTTCCAGCCGGAGCATTTCTACCATCTCTACAATCGAAGTAATGACCGCAACAGGGTTTTCTTTGGGCGAGAAAATTACCTGCGCTTTCTGCACCTGATACGACGATATTTAATTGAACAGGCCCTTGATGTGCTGGCCTATTGCCTAATGCCGAGTCATTACCATCTGTTAGTGCGTTGCAAAACAGATGCCATATCTGAGGCGATACAGCGGTTATCAATGGCTTATACGAAAGCAATGAATCGCCGCTACAACCGGGTGGGATCTTTATTTCAGGGGCAGTTTCGGGCGATCGAGGTGGATGGAGACGAGTATCTGTACCATCTGGCAAGGTATATTCACCTCAACCCGGTGAAAGCTGGTATGGTAGCTCATCCGAAAGAATGGGAGTTTTCCAGTTATAGCACTACGCATTTGGGTTAG
- the msrA gene encoding peptide-methionine (S)-S-oxide reductase MsrA, producing the protein MVLFGFGKKLTLPAPEEALPGRAEPLPVPDRHFVNGNPLTPPFPDGMEKALFGLGCFWGAERKFWQQDGVFTTAVGYAAGITPNPTYQEVCTGMTGHNEVVLVVYDSQVISYEALLKVFWESHNPTQGMRQGNDVGTQYRSGIYVYSDRQRMLAEASRNAYQEALTKAGYGKITTEILDAPEFYYAEAYHQQYLAKNPNGYCGLGGTNVSCPVGVAGA; encoded by the coding sequence ATGGTGTTATTCGGATTTGGTAAAAAGCTCACTTTGCCTGCGCCTGAGGAGGCACTTCCCGGTCGAGCAGAGCCGCTGCCTGTGCCTGATCGCCACTTTGTCAATGGCAACCCCCTCACCCCCCCCTTTCCAGACGGCATGGAAAAAGCACTTTTTGGTCTGGGGTGCTTCTGGGGTGCCGAACGTAAGTTTTGGCAGCAGGACGGGGTATTTACAACTGCCGTTGGTTACGCGGCTGGAATAACTCCTAACCCCACCTATCAGGAAGTTTGCACTGGCATGACAGGTCACAACGAAGTCGTCCTTGTGGTCTATGATTCACAGGTCATCAGCTATGAAGCTCTGCTAAAAGTCTTTTGGGAGAGTCATAACCCTACTCAGGGAATGCGCCAGGGGAATGACGTGGGTACTCAATACCGTTCTGGAATTTACGTCTACTCTGATAGGCAACGAATGCTGGCAGAAGCCTCCCGGAACGCCTACCAGGAAGCGCTTACAAAGGCAGGCTATGGCAAGATTACAACTGAAATTCTGGATGCCCCTGAATTTTACTACGCTGAGGCTTATCACCAGCAATACCTGGCTAAGAACCCGAATGGTTACTGCGGGTTGGGTGGAACTAATGTCTCCTGCCCGGTAGGGGTTGCAGGAGCGTAG
- a CDS encoding IS630 family transposase (programmed frameshift), with protein MPAPYSYDLRCKAIEAVKQGHRKVDVCRMFNISRHTLDLWLKREAETGDCRAMTGFQRGNRHKITDWSRFREFVKQHGDQTQARLATLWGDNVTQQDISRALRKIGFSRKKTYGYRERDDLKRQEFQERLRSKLPHQVVYVDEAGIDNRDVYPYGYCEVGERFYGLKSGKRTERVSWIAALRENNLFAPMTFAGSCNRDLVEMWLEECLVPQLRPGDVIVIDNASFHHSQTIEEIGAQAGCEIWYLPPYSPDLNPIEHWWFVLKNWMRQRWDEFDNLRDCVDAAFRECPNVTA; from the exons ATGCCCGCCCCCTACAGCTACGACTTGCGTTGCAAAGCGATTGAAGCCGTGAAACAAGGCCACCGCAAAGTTGATGTCTGTCGAATGTTCAACATCAGTCGCCATACCTTAGACCTGTGGTTGAAACGGGAAGCAGAAACGGGAGATTGCCGAGCGATGACTGGGTTTCAGCGCGGAAATCGGCATAAGATTACCGACTGGTCGCGCTTTCGTGAGTTTGTCAAGCAGCATGGGGATCAGACCCAAGCGAGACTGGCAACCCTGTGGGGGGATAATGTGACACAGCAGGACATCAGTCGAGCCTTGCGAAAGATTGGGTTTAGTCGA AAAAAGACCTATGGCTATCGGGAACGAGACGACCTGAAGCGACAGGAGTTTCAAGAGCGCTTGAGGAGTAAGCTGCCGCATCAGGTTGTCTATGTCGATGAAGCAGGCATTGATAATCGAGACGTGTATCCCTACGGCTACTGCGAGGTTGGAGAACGCTTCTATGGGCTTAAATCAGGAAAACGCACCGAACGAGTCAGTTGGATTGCTGCCTTACGAGAGAACAACCTCTTTGCGCCAATGACCTTTGCTGGCTCGTGCAACCGGGATTTAGTGGAGATGTGGTTGGAGGAGTGCTTAGTCCCCCAACTGCGACCGGGAGATGTGATTGTGATTGACAATGCCAGTTTCCATCATTCTCAAACCATTGAAGAGATCGGGGCTCAAGCAGGGTGTGAGATTTGGTATTTACCCCCTTATTCCCCAGACTTGAATCCGATTGAGCATTGGTGGTTTGTGCTCAAAAATTGGATGCGGCAACGCTGGGATGAGTTTGATAACTTGCGCGATTGTGTTGATGCTGCTTTTAGAGAATGCCCTAACGTGACTGCGTAG